One Chitinophagales bacterium DNA window includes the following coding sequences:
- a CDS encoding chemotaxis protein CheB, which produces MKPTADPKKSRKKSTKSANLFPVIGIGASAGGLDAFKKLIKTIPEDSGMAFVLVQHLDPHHESMLPEILQKETSVPVVEITDDIKVEPNHIYVIPSNKMMVARDSVLLLTKRPEKSITDRTLPIDLFFTSLAEVHQSHAIGVVLSGTGSDGTLGLKMIKDHGGITIAQEEASAAYNGMPHSAVQANVVDFILTPEKIPQKLIELCSNMDKSDEDLQNLLQPEEEVFKKILALLSIRKGVDFTYYKQTTVRRRILRRMALSKIDKLATYLKKIRENTAEQNILYQDLLIPVTAFFRDTDTFDYLCENVFPRIVENKAPGETIRVWVAGCSTGEEAYSIAMCFREILDDNRRVQIFASDLSEPAIAKARSGIYTKKEVEALMPKRLQKFFKKHNGNYLVNKNVRDMCVFAIHNLLKDPPFGKMDFISCRNVLIYMDPYLQKKALTTFHYALNPRAILLLGKTESITGVPELFAVVEKKDKLFSRKDGPGKYMHVASQRSEQSLSPIEAPTGNETSRTDFQKTADDIILRNYSPAGVVINETADIVHFRGKTGRFLEQSPGKPSHNLLKMAKSGLSFELRSILHNVKKQNAPVSKENITLTTEDGTHKIAIEALPLPNMIEPHYMILFHDSKSHSDHQSGSRNSIDKTAPSKSKSNSKDQYIQQLEQELEQKREDMHSIIEDQEAANEVLQTANEELLSSSEELQSLNEELETGKEELQSTNEELIVVNQEIFSLNEHVTEARDYAEAILANIREPLLVLDENLMVKTANNAFYKTFRVNEAETEGLLIYDIGDKQWNIPALRTLLEKILPEKSKIIHFEVTHTFSNIGKRVLLLNAWEVVNKNNKEKLILLSIEDNTVRSKILGKIEESEKRFRQMAELMPQKIWTADAAGNLNYLNSCWFEYTGLTFNQLKGWGWEKAVHPDDWPKTKDVWLRSLSTGDNFEVEHRFLNTAGIYKWHLTRGLAQKDGQGKITMWIGTDTEIQGQQELKQELERQVVDRTQEVLEANETLEEKIQELEGVNSELESFAYVSSHDLQEPLRKIQTFADRILEKENKNLSPKGKDYFQRMQSAANRMQVLIKDILTFSRVKTTEGDFEITDLKTIIEDVKIELKVEIDEKQVNIEADELGMAKIIPFQFRQLMQNLISNSIKFSKPGQRPHIVIKSSIVKGDTVKNTMLLPELNYCHISFSDNGIGFAPKFKDKIFEVFQKLHSRDEYPGTGIGLSIVKKIVSYHDGAITAKSTLNEGATFDIYIPED; this is translated from the coding sequence ATGAAACCAACAGCCGATCCAAAAAAAAGCAGAAAAAAATCAACTAAATCTGCCAATTTATTTCCAGTAATAGGTATTGGCGCCTCCGCAGGCGGCTTGGATGCCTTTAAAAAACTGATCAAAACCATTCCCGAAGATTCAGGTATGGCATTCGTGCTGGTTCAGCATCTTGATCCGCACCACGAAAGCATGTTGCCAGAAATTTTGCAAAAAGAAACAAGTGTGCCTGTTGTAGAAATTACGGATGACATTAAAGTGGAGCCGAACCATATTTACGTGATTCCCAGCAATAAAATGATGGTGGCAAGGGATAGCGTTTTATTGCTCACTAAGCGTCCTGAAAAAAGCATAACCGATCGCACCCTGCCCATAGACTTATTTTTCACTTCCTTGGCAGAGGTGCATCAAAGCCATGCGATAGGGGTGGTGTTATCGGGCACTGGCAGCGATGGCACACTGGGGCTGAAAATGATAAAAGATCACGGTGGCATTACCATTGCGCAGGAAGAAGCCTCCGCTGCTTACAACGGAATGCCCCACAGCGCAGTGCAGGCAAATGTGGTTGACTTCATTCTTACACCAGAAAAAATTCCGCAAAAATTAATAGAGCTTTGCTCCAATATGGATAAAAGTGATGAGGATCTGCAAAACCTCTTGCAGCCCGAGGAGGAGGTTTTTAAAAAAATTCTCGCGCTGCTATCCATTCGCAAGGGAGTCGATTTTACTTATTATAAACAGACAACAGTGCGCAGAAGGATATTGCGCAGGATGGCCTTGAGTAAAATCGATAAGCTAGCCACTTACCTTAAAAAAATAAGGGAAAATACTGCGGAGCAAAATATTTTATACCAGGATCTTTTAATTCCGGTAACAGCTTTTTTTCGCGACACAGATACCTTTGACTATTTATGTGAAAATGTTTTTCCGCGCATTGTAGAAAACAAAGCGCCTGGCGAAACCATACGGGTGTGGGTAGCGGGATGCAGCACAGGAGAAGAGGCCTATTCCATTGCCATGTGTTTTAGGGAAATATTGGACGACAATAGAAGAGTGCAAATTTTTGCCAGCGACTTAAGCGAACCTGCCATTGCAAAAGCGCGCTCTGGTATTTATACTAAAAAAGAGGTGGAAGCCTTAATGCCAAAACGCTTGCAGAAATTTTTCAAGAAACACAATGGCAATTATCTGGTGAATAAAAACGTGCGGGATATGTGCGTGTTTGCCATTCACAATTTATTAAAAGACCCACCATTCGGCAAAATGGATTTTATCAGTTGTCGCAATGTGCTTATTTATATGGATCCCTATTTGCAAAAAAAGGCATTGACCACCTTTCATTATGCCTTAAATCCGAGGGCAATATTGCTGCTCGGTAAAACAGAAAGTATCACTGGAGTGCCTGAACTATTTGCTGTAGTTGAAAAAAAAGACAAATTATTTTCACGCAAAGATGGGCCCGGAAAATACATGCACGTGGCCAGTCAGCGAAGCGAACAAAGTCTTAGTCCTATTGAAGCCCCGACAGGAAACGAAACTTCACGAACCGATTTTCAAAAAACGGCAGATGATATTATACTCCGCAATTATAGCCCTGCCGGTGTGGTGATCAACGAAACTGCGGACATCGTGCATTTCAGGGGCAAAACAGGACGCTTTTTAGAGCAGTCGCCCGGCAAGCCAAGCCACAACTTATTAAAAATGGCAAAAAGCGGATTGTCTTTTGAATTGCGCAGTATTTTGCACAATGTAAAAAAACAAAATGCCCCTGTTTCAAAAGAAAATATCACCTTGACAACAGAAGATGGCACACATAAAATCGCTATAGAGGCACTTCCGCTCCCCAATATGATAGAGCCGCATTATATGATTCTCTTTCACGATTCTAAATCGCATAGCGACCATCAGTCAGGTTCTAGAAATAGCATCGATAAAACGGCCCCCAGTAAATCAAAAAGCAACAGCAAAGATCAATATATCCAGCAATTAGAACAGGAATTGGAGCAAAAGCGCGAAGATATGCACAGCATTATCGAAGATCAAGAAGCAGCCAACGAAGTGCTACAAACTGCAAATGAAGAATTGCTGAGCAGTAGTGAAGAATTGCAAAGCCTGAACGAAGAATTAGAAACCGGAAAAGAAGAACTGCAAAGTACGAATGAAGAGTTGATAGTGGTAAATCAGGAAATATTCAGTTTGAACGAACACGTGACAGAGGCGCGGGATTATGCCGAGGCTATTTTAGCCAATATTCGCGAACCTTTGCTGGTGCTAGATGAAAACTTGATGGTAAAAACAGCGAACAATGCTTTTTATAAAACATTCCGTGTAAACGAAGCGGAAACGGAAGGTCTTTTGATTTATGATATAGGCGATAAACAATGGAATATCCCTGCTTTGCGCACATTACTTGAAAAGATCCTTCCTGAAAAATCAAAGATTATCCATTTTGAGGTTACGCATACATTTTCAAACATAGGAAAAAGGGTATTGCTATTGAATGCATGGGAAGTAGTCAATAAGAATAACAAGGAAAAATTAATTCTGCTATCGATTGAAGACAATACAGTGCGCTCTAAAATACTAGGGAAAATTGAAGAAAGCGAAAAACGATTTAGGCAGATGGCCGAGCTGATGCCCCAAAAAATATGGACTGCGGATGCAGCGGGAAATCTGAATTATCTCAATAGCTGTTGGTTTGAATATACCGGTCTTACATTTAATCAATTAAAGGGCTGGGGATGGGAAAAAGCCGTTCATCCAGATGATTGGCCCAAAACCAAAGATGTCTGGCTGCGCTCCCTTTCCACAGGAGATAATTTTGAAGTGGAACACCGCTTTTTGAATACGGCAGGAATCTATAAGTGGCATTTAACGCGCGGATTGGCACAGAAAGATGGGCAAGGAAAAATAACAATGTGGATTGGTACAGATACCGAAATTCAAGGACAGCAGGAGCTAAAACAAGAATTGGAAAGGCAAGTTGTTGACAGAACCCAAGAAGTATTGGAAGCAAATGAAACACTAGAAGAAAAAATTCAGGAGCTTGAAGGAGTGAATTCCGAGCTTGAATCCTTTGCTTACGTTTCCAGCCACGATTTGCAAGAGCCACTGCGCAAAATACAAACCTTTGCAGACCGTATTCTTGAAAAAGAAAACAAGAACCTATCTCCTAAGGGCAAGGATTATTTCCAACGGATGCAGTCTGCCGCCAATCGCATGCAGGTGCTCATTAAAGATATACTGACTTTTTCCAGGGTAAAAACTACGGAAGGGGATTTTGAAATTACAGACCTGAAAACTATTATTGAGGATGTGAAAATAGAACTCAAAGTAGAAATAGACGAAAAGCAGGTAAATATTGAAGCCGATGAATTGGGAATGGCTAAAATCATCCCTTTCCAGTTCCGGCAGCTTATGCAAAACCTGATCAGCAACTCCATTAAGTTTTCAAAACCTGGACAGCGGCCACACATCGTAATCAAGAGCAGTATTGTAAAAGGCGATACTGTGAAAAACACCATGCTATTGCCTGAATTAAATTATTGCCACATTTCTTTTTCAGACAATGGTATTGGTTTTGCTCCCAAATTTAAGGACAAGATATTTGAGGTATTTCAAAAATTGCACAGCAGAGACGAATATCCGGGCACTGGCATTGGCTTGTCGATTGTGAAAAAGATTGTGTCTTATCACGATGGCGCAATTACTGCTAAAAGCACCTTGAATGAAGGGGCTACTTTTGATATTTATATTCCTGAAGACTAA
- a CDS encoding AraC family transcriptional regulator, protein MKLYVKYMVSLRCKMMVKEKLEKMGLHYVTVELGDVEIIEDITPEQRNQLKIELLESGLELMDDKKAMLIERIKNVIVEMVHNEPQMPKIKHSIYLSQKLEHDYTYLANIFSETTGITIVQFFIAHKIEKVKELLLYDELNLTEISYKLDYSSVAHLSNQFKKITGLTPSYFKQIKKKRRQALENLKMV, encoded by the coding sequence ATGAAATTATATGTCAAATACATGGTTTCCCTTCGCTGCAAGATGATGGTGAAAGAGAAACTTGAGAAAATGGGGCTGCACTATGTAACAGTTGAACTGGGAGATGTGGAAATTATCGAAGACATTACTCCTGAGCAGCGCAATCAATTGAAAATCGAATTGCTTGAATCAGGGCTTGAGCTGATGGACGATAAAAAAGCCATGTTGATAGAGAGAATAAAAAATGTCATTGTAGAAATGGTACACAATGAGCCGCAAATGCCAAAGATCAAACATTCCATTTATCTCAGCCAAAAACTAGAGCACGACTATACTTATCTTGCCAATATTTTTTCTGAAACTACGGGCATCACCATTGTGCAATTCTTCATTGCCCATAAAATTGAAAAAGTAAAAGAGCTGCTCTTGTACGATGAGCTCAACCTTACTGAAATATCCTACAAACTGGATTACAGCAGCGTGGCACATCTGTCCAATCAATTCAAGAAAATAACAGGATTAACGCCCAGCTACTTCAAGCAAATCAAAAAGAAAAGACGACAAGCGCTTGAAAACTTAAAAATGGTGTGA
- a CDS encoding acyl-CoA desaturase, whose product MNNYFAARRLSPHANTQMIIKTILIFIITYGAYGLIIADFLPMWAMFFLCIVMGAGIAGLGFCVAHDSIHGAYSSNSKVNYFLALTMNLIGGSRYVWSITHNLAHHTYTNIHEYDEDLEIAPFIRLSKHKLYKRIHRYQHVLAFIAYSFATFFWVFFKDYKKLSQKNIGPYKNKKHPVSEIIELTLFKVFYYTYMILIPLLVMDITWWQFLIGFLTIHLVSGIIMGVIFQLAHAVEETDQLKHDGRGGIEASWAIHQMRTTNNFAMNNRFITWYVGGLNFQVEHHLFPRVCSIHYPAISKILQRTASQYHVPYHYHENFSDALRSHYRYLKKLGRS is encoded by the coding sequence GTGAATAACTATTTTGCCGCGCGCAGACTATCGCCACATGCCAACACGCAAATGATTATTAAAACGATTTTGATTTTCATTATAACGTATGGCGCCTACGGACTGATTATAGCCGATTTTCTGCCTATGTGGGCGATGTTTTTTCTTTGCATCGTGATGGGAGCGGGAATAGCCGGACTGGGATTTTGCGTAGCGCATGACAGCATACACGGAGCCTACTCTTCCAATAGCAAAGTCAATTATTTTTTAGCGCTCACGATGAACCTTATCGGAGGAAGCCGCTATGTGTGGAGCATCACCCATAATCTGGCGCATCATACTTATACCAACATCCACGAATATGATGAAGATTTGGAGATCGCACCATTTATTCGTTTATCCAAACATAAATTGTATAAGCGCATTCATCGTTATCAGCATGTGCTGGCATTCATAGCATATTCATTTGCTACTTTTTTCTGGGTATTCTTTAAAGACTACAAAAAGCTCTCGCAGAAAAATATCGGTCCGTACAAAAACAAGAAGCATCCTGTTTCTGAAATCATTGAGTTGACGCTTTTTAAAGTTTTTTATTATACCTATATGATTTTGATTCCCTTACTTGTGATGGACATTACCTGGTGGCAATTTCTCATCGGTTTTCTTACTATACACTTAGTGTCAGGAATTATTATGGGGGTCATCTTTCAATTGGCGCATGCCGTAGAAGAAACCGACCAATTAAAGCATGATGGAAGAGGTGGGATAGAAGCATCGTGGGCGATTCACCAAATGCGCACCACCAATAATTTTGCAATGAATAATCGTTTTATCACCTGGTATGTAGGCGGCTTGAATTTCCAGGTGGAACATCATTTGTTTCCACGAGTCTGTAGTATTCATTATCCCGCAATCAGCAAGATATTGCAGCGCACGGCATCTCAATATCATGTGCCTTACCATTATCATGAAAATTTTTCTGACGCCCTTCGCTCACATTATCGCTACCTGAAAAAATTGGGTAGGTCTTAA
- a CDS encoding LapA family protein yields the protein MLVVWLVIAVIAVVFTLQNSSDIEVVFFLWQVETPLALLIIITMLLGVIAALALTMPAYFSGRNSESKYKKESAALRTKNSEQAAKIKQLEARAEIRK from the coding sequence ATGCTTGTTGTTTGGCTAGTCATCGCAGTCATTGCGGTGGTTTTTACCTTACAAAATTCTTCTGATATAGAAGTTGTCTTTTTCTTATGGCAGGTGGAAACACCCCTCGCGCTTTTAATAATCATCACTATGCTTTTGGGAGTAATTGCCGCGCTGGCGTTGACCATGCCCGCTTATTTCAGCGGAAGAAACAGTGAAAGTAAATACAAAAAAGAGAGTGCTGCATTGAGAACGAAAAATTCCGAACAGGCTGCAAAAATAAAACAACTAGAAGCAAGAGCAGAAATCAGAAAATAA
- a CDS encoding YdcF family protein: MKTTENTFPTILLLIALATLLSGCVLFPQAQYNKAQRTAPYDVVIVPGFPYTESEQEINFVMRLRVFWAYHLIKNGITENVIFSGAAVHTPYVESEIMAQYAQSLGIPAKHIFVESRAEHSTENLFYGYALALKLGFDHIAVATDPVQAILIKINTRKDKLPVDFITANVSMVLNNYNKVYPTLENPCYAHTNDFVPLAERLSAEELKEGTKGDRFRNRYGLVHVSPDNLELINLSMRD; this comes from the coding sequence ATGAAAACCACAGAAAATACCTTTCCCACAATCCTACTGCTGATAGCGTTGGCTACGCTTCTTTCTGGATGCGTGTTGTTCCCACAGGCTCAATACAACAAAGCGCAACGCACAGCACCTTATGATGTGGTAATCGTGCCGGGGTTCCCTTACACGGAAAGCGAGCAGGAAATCAACTTTGTGATGCGGCTGCGAGTGTTTTGGGCTTATCACCTTATAAAGAACGGCATTACCGAAAATGTGATTTTTTCAGGAGCCGCAGTACACACGCCCTATGTGGAATCGGAGATCATGGCGCAATATGCCCAAAGCCTGGGGATTCCAGCCAAGCACATTTTTGTGGAATCGAGGGCAGAGCACAGTACAGAAAATCTTTTTTATGGATACGCACTCGCGCTGAAATTAGGGTTTGATCACATTGCAGTCGCCACTGACCCTGTTCAGGCTATTCTAATAAAGATTAATACCCGGAAAGATAAGCTGCCGGTGGATTTCATCACCGCAAATGTCAGTATGGTTTTAAACAATTATAATAAAGTTTATCCCACATTGGAAAACCCTTGCTATGCGCACACCAATGATTTTGTACCGCTTGCGGAACGCCTTTCTGCAGAAGAACTAAAGGAAGGTACCAAAGGCGACCGATTCCGCAACCGCTATGGGCTGGTGCATGTAAGTCCTGACAACCTGGAGTTGATTAATCTGTCTATGAGAGATTAA
- a CDS encoding polyprenol monophosphomannose synthase: MKRILIIIPTYNEKENIARMVESVFQQSDDFHLLIVDDNSPDGTAGLIKELMEQYPNRLFLESRQGKLGLGTAYIHGFKWGIKNNYDYILEMDADFSHPPEKLIELVAACENGADIAVGSRYTSGGKVKDWPMSRIMLSYFANLYVQFITWIPCRDATAGFVCYKKEVLETINLDSIKFIGYAFQIEMKYKAWKLGFGIAEVPITFVDRIRGTSKMSTHIFKEAMFGVLELKWKGLTGKL, encoded by the coding sequence TTGAAACGCATCCTAATTATAATTCCTACTTATAACGAAAAGGAAAATATAGCTCGAATGGTAGAGAGTGTTTTCCAACAGTCGGATGATTTTCACTTGCTTATTGTCGATGACAATTCACCCGATGGCACAGCCGGCCTGATCAAAGAATTGATGGAGCAATACCCCAATCGCTTATTTTTGGAAAGCCGCCAGGGAAAGCTCGGATTGGGAACAGCCTATATTCACGGGTTTAAATGGGGCATTAAAAACAATTACGACTATATCTTAGAGATGGATGCTGATTTTTCCCATCCCCCTGAAAAGCTTATAGAATTGGTGGCTGCTTGCGAAAACGGAGCCGATATAGCTGTAGGATCGAGATATACAAGCGGAGGAAAAGTTAAAGACTGGCCAATGAGCCGGATCATGCTCTCCTATTTTGCCAATTTGTATGTACAGTTTATCACCTGGATACCCTGCCGGGACGCTACTGCGGGTTTTGTATGCTACAAAAAAGAAGTTTTAGAAACCATAAACCTGGATAGCATTAAGTTTATCGGCTACGCTTTTCAAATAGAAATGAAATACAAGGCTTGGAAACTGGGATTTGGTATTGCTGAAGTACCCATCACCTTTGTTGACAGAATTCGCGGCACCTCTAAAATGTCAACACATATTTTTAAAGAAGCCATGTTTGGCGTATTGGAATTAAAGTGGAAAGGGCTGACGGGTAAGCTTTGA
- a CDS encoding response regulator, with translation METKAINILLADDDDGDRLLFKEAIGELKIKSVVHTVNDGNQLMDYLKKGGNPLPQLIFLDLNMPQKNGLECLVEIRSDKKLKDIAIAIFSTSASEKDIDATFINGANVYIQKPNSFIVLKEVLSKAISTAHLYQHPPFNKDNFLLRV, from the coding sequence ATGGAAACCAAAGCAATTAACATACTACTTGCCGATGATGATGATGGCGATCGCCTTCTTTTTAAGGAAGCTATTGGTGAATTGAAAATAAAATCAGTTGTTCATACGGTGAATGATGGAAATCAATTGATGGACTATCTTAAAAAAGGTGGTAACCCTTTGCCCCAACTTATTTTTTTGGATTTGAACATGCCGCAAAAAAACGGTTTGGAATGTTTGGTAGAAATTAGAAGCGACAAAAAGTTAAAGGATATAGCCATTGCCATTTTTTCTACCTCAGCTTCTGAAAAGGATATTGATGCTACATTTATAAACGGTGCAAATGTTTATATCCAAAAACCCAATAGCTTTATTGTGCTCAAGGAAGTATTGTCCAAAGCAATTTCAACTGCACACCTCTATCAGCATCCACCTTTTAATAAAGATAATTTTTTACTGAGGGTTTGA
- a CDS encoding lmo0937 family membrane protein: protein MGNLLYIIAVILIIGWALGFFAFNTGGIIHILLVIALIAIILRVISGRRVL from the coding sequence ATGGGAAATCTACTTTACATCATTGCCGTAATTCTAATAATAGGCTGGGCACTCGGGTTCTTCGCTTTTAATACCGGGGGGATCATTCACATATTGCTAGTGATTGCACTCATAGCTATAATACTTAGGGTAATCAGTGGCCGCAGAGTGCTGTAA
- a CDS encoding response regulator — protein sequence MKNSNKSPQNPLNILLADDDLDDCFLFTEALEELQVDVQLKMVHDGEQLMQWLTDKANKLPDILFLDINMPRKNGLDCLSEIKNNELLQNLSVVIFSTSSDNDMVVQVYKDAAHYYIHKPPKFSQLKNIIQNVLSLLGQENSPLPLKEKFILTGITENPKLK from the coding sequence ATGAAAAATTCAAATAAATCCCCTCAAAATCCCCTAAATATCCTTCTTGCAGATGATGATTTGGACGATTGCTTTCTATTTACAGAAGCACTGGAGGAATTGCAGGTAGATGTCCAGCTTAAAATGGTCCACGATGGCGAACAATTGATGCAGTGGCTCACTGATAAAGCCAATAAACTTCCGGATATTCTTTTTCTCGACATCAATATGCCGCGCAAAAATGGATTGGACTGTTTATCGGAAATAAAAAACAACGAGCTTCTCCAAAATTTATCGGTAGTTATTTTTTCCACCTCCTCTGATAATGATATGGTAGTACAGGTCTATAAAGATGCCGCGCATTATTATATCCACAAACCCCCTAAATTCTCACAGCTCAAAAATATAATACAAAATGTGCTTAGCCTTCTGGGGCAGGAAAATAGCCCCCTTCCCTTAAAGGAAAAGTTTATCCTTACGGGAATTACAGAAAATCCCAAATTGAAATGA